In Astyanax mexicanus isolate ESR-SI-001 chromosome 5, AstMex3_surface, whole genome shotgun sequence, a single window of DNA contains:
- the stau1 gene encoding double-stranded RNA-binding protein Staufen homolog 1 isoform X1 gives MSQVQFQSPTTTTTMASSAPVQLTPPQPGFSIPSPSGSLPSESASHPLRSSALPSASATPFCNPTVSNMANPKEKTPMCLVNELARYNKIQPEYKLLSEQGPAHSKIFSVRLTLGEQHWDAEGTSIKKAQHSAAACALAQTSLPKPSNRGPRHQGRNPGGFYKGESDSMTHTVELNALCMKLGKKPMYKPIDPYQGMRPAFNYNIRAPGPYARSMQQYYYPFPPVGPMLYHMELSIGGQQFHGKGRTRQAAKHDAAAKAIKTLQKEPLLQQLEEMNEEPEEENLNKSEISQVFEIALKRNMPVNFEVLKEAGPPHMKSFVVKVMVGEFTGDGEGKSKKIAKKLAAIAVLEELRKLPQLPVTDKMPQRIKKKTKSIIKLQTSPEYGQGINPISRLAQIQQAKKEKEPEYSLVTERGLPRRREFVMQVSVAGQTAEGMGPSKKVAKRNAAEKMLELLGFKVPQPQPPKPALKTDEKPPLKKPGDGRKVTFFEPGSGEEGGLVPKEEDFRLPFLSHQQLPAGILPMVPEVAQAVGASQGPHAKDYGRPNQAKTSMTAMIANELLYGGTSATAEGVLKGSKNLSQRPNGPLTRPSEQLGYLASVQGLQVEYKDFPKNNKNEFVSLINCSSQPPLISHGIGKDVESCHDMAAFNILKLLSELDQQSNDRPTNGPISGCGKQDLEGDSLIKPVNSSTMAKSLDSTV, from the exons ATGTCCCAGGTTCAGTTCCagtcccccaccaccaccaccactatggCCAGTTCTGCCCCTGTACAACTGACCCCACCCCAGCCTGGGTTCAGCATTCCCTCTCCTTCTGGCTCCCTACCTTCAGAGAGTGCCAGTCATCCACTACGAAGCTCCGCCTTGCCCTCAGCCTCAGCCACGCCCTTCTGTAACCCTACAG TATCTAACATGGCAAACCCTAAAGAGAAGACCCCCATGTGTTTAGTGAATGAATTAGCCCGTTACAATAAGATCCAACCTGAGTATAAGCTTCTCAGCGAGCAAGGACCAGCCCACTCCAAG ATATTCTCTGTGCGGTTAACTCTGGGGGAGCAGCACTGGGATGCAGAGGGGACCAGCATAAAGAAAGCTCAACACTCTGCAGCAGCTTGTGCTCTTGCCCAGACGTCGCTGCCCAAACCCAGCAACAGAGGACCTCGCCATCAGGGCAGGAACCCAGGTGGGTTCTACAAGGGCGAGT CAGACAGCATGACGCACACTGTGGAGCTGAATGCACTTTGTATGAAGTTGGGAAAGAAACCAATGTACAAACCTATAGACCCCTACCAAGGGATGAGACCTGCATTCAACTACAACATCAGAGCACCAGGGCCTTATGCCCGCTCCATGCAACA GTATTACTACCCGTTTCCTCCAGTGGGGCCAATGCTTTATCATATGGAGCTGTCTATTGGAGGGCAGCAGTTTCATGGGAAGGGCCGCACACGGCAGGCTGCTAAACATGATGCTGCTGCTAAAGCTATAAAAACTTTGCAGAAAGAGCCGCTGCTCCAGCAGCTGGAAGAG ATGAATGAAGAACCAGAAGAAGAAAACCTCAACAAATCTGAGATTAGCCAAGTGTTCGAGATTGCACTGAAACGGAACATGCCTGTGAACTTTGAG GTGCTGAAAGAGGCCGGACCTCCTCATATGAAGAGCTTTGTGGTGAAAGTGATGGTGGGAGAGTTCACAGGAGACGGGGAGGGCAAGAGCAAAAAGATTGCTAAGAAGTTGGCCGCCATTGCTGTGTTGGAGGAGCTGCGGAAGCTGCCACAGCTGCCTGTTACAGACAAGATGCCCCAGCGCATTAAAAAGAAAACCAAATCCATTATAAAG CTGCAGACCAGTCCAGAATATGGACAAGGCATAAACCCAATCAGCAGACTGGCTCAGATCCAGCAAGCTAAGAAGGAGAAGGAGCCAGAGTACAGCCTGGTTACAGAGAGGGGACTGCCCCGACGTAGAGAGTTCGTCATGCAG GTGTCAGTCGCTGGTCAGACTGCAGAGGGTATGGGTCCCAGTAAAAAGGTGGCAAAACGGAATGCTGCGGAGAAGATGCTGGAACTCCTGGGCTTCAAAGTGCCTCAGCCTCAGCCTCCCAAACCGGCACTGAAAACTGATGAAAAG CCACCTCTAAAGAAACCTGGAGATGGACGTAAAGTGACCTTTTTTGAGCCGGGATCTGGGGAGGAGGGGGGTCTTG TCCCAAAGGAGGAAGACTTCCGCCTGCCCTTCCTCAGCCACCAGCAGCTCCCTGCTGGCATTTTACCCATGGTGCCTGAGGTAGCACAAGCGGTCGGCGCCAGCCAGGGACCCCATGCCAAGGACTATGGCCGTCCTAACCAGGCCAAGACCTCAATGACCGCAATGATTGCCAATGAGCTGTTGTACGGTGGTACGTCCGCTACTGCTGAAGGCGTACTGAAGGGAAGCAAAAATCTGTCTCAGAGACCCAACGGGCCCCTCACTAGACCATCTGAACAGCTCGGCTACCTGGCTTCTGTGCAAGGTCTACAG GTTGAATACAAAGATTTTCCCAAAAACAACAAGAATGAGTTTGTGTCTCTGATCAACTGCTCCTCTCAGCCACCGCTGATAAGCCACGGCATTGGCAAGGATGTGGAGTCCTGTCATGATATG GCTGCCTTCAATATACTGAAGTTGCTTTCAGAGCTGGACCAGCAGTCCAATGATCGCCCAACCAATGGACCGATCTCTGG GTGTGGCAAACAAGACTTGGAGGGCGACTCATTGATCAAACCGGTTAACTCGAGCACCATGGCAAAAAGTCTGGATAGCACCGTCTAA
- the stau1 gene encoding double-stranded RNA-binding protein Staufen homolog 1 isoform X4: MSQVQFQSPTTTTTMASSAPVQLTPPQPGFSIPSPSGSLPSESASHPLRSSALPSASATPFCNPTVSNMANPKEKTPMCLVNELARYNKIQPEYKLLSEQGPAHSKIFSVRLTLGEQHWDAEGTSIKKAQHSAAACALAQTSLPKPSNRGPRHQGRNPDSMTHTVELNALCMKLGKKPMYKPIDPYQGMRPAFNYNIRAPGPYARSMQQYYYPFPPVGPMLYHMELSIGGQQFHGKGRTRQAAKHDAAAKAIKTLQKEPLLQQLEEMNEEPEEENLNKSEISQVFEIALKRNMPVNFEVLKEAGPPHMKSFVVKVMVGEFTGDGEGKSKKIAKKLAAIAVLEELRKLPQLPVTDKMPQRIKKKTKSIIKLQTSPEYGQGINPISRLAQIQQAKKEKEPEYSLVTERGLPRRREFVMQVSVAGQTAEGMGPSKKVAKRNAAEKMLELLGFKVPQPQPPKPALKTDEKPPLKKPGDGRKVTFFEPGSGEEGGLVPKEEDFRLPFLSHQQLPAGILPMVPEVAQAVGASQGPHAKDYGRPNQAKTSMTAMIANELLYGGTSATAEGVLKGSKNLSQRPNGPLTRPSEQLGYLASVQGLQVEYKDFPKNNKNEFVSLINCSSQPPLISHGIGKDVESCHDMAAFNILKLLSELDQQSNDRPTNGPISGCGKQDLEGDSLIKPVNSSTMAKSLDSTV, from the exons ATGTCCCAGGTTCAGTTCCagtcccccaccaccaccaccactatggCCAGTTCTGCCCCTGTACAACTGACCCCACCCCAGCCTGGGTTCAGCATTCCCTCTCCTTCTGGCTCCCTACCTTCAGAGAGTGCCAGTCATCCACTACGAAGCTCCGCCTTGCCCTCAGCCTCAGCCACGCCCTTCTGTAACCCTACAG TATCTAACATGGCAAACCCTAAAGAGAAGACCCCCATGTGTTTAGTGAATGAATTAGCCCGTTACAATAAGATCCAACCTGAGTATAAGCTTCTCAGCGAGCAAGGACCAGCCCACTCCAAG ATATTCTCTGTGCGGTTAACTCTGGGGGAGCAGCACTGGGATGCAGAGGGGACCAGCATAAAGAAAGCTCAACACTCTGCAGCAGCTTGTGCTCTTGCCCAGACGTCGCTGCCCAAACCCAGCAACAGAGGACCTCGCCATCAGGGCAGGAACCCAG ACAGCATGACGCACACTGTGGAGCTGAATGCACTTTGTATGAAGTTGGGAAAGAAACCAATGTACAAACCTATAGACCCCTACCAAGGGATGAGACCTGCATTCAACTACAACATCAGAGCACCAGGGCCTTATGCCCGCTCCATGCAACA GTATTACTACCCGTTTCCTCCAGTGGGGCCAATGCTTTATCATATGGAGCTGTCTATTGGAGGGCAGCAGTTTCATGGGAAGGGCCGCACACGGCAGGCTGCTAAACATGATGCTGCTGCTAAAGCTATAAAAACTTTGCAGAAAGAGCCGCTGCTCCAGCAGCTGGAAGAG ATGAATGAAGAACCAGAAGAAGAAAACCTCAACAAATCTGAGATTAGCCAAGTGTTCGAGATTGCACTGAAACGGAACATGCCTGTGAACTTTGAG GTGCTGAAAGAGGCCGGACCTCCTCATATGAAGAGCTTTGTGGTGAAAGTGATGGTGGGAGAGTTCACAGGAGACGGGGAGGGCAAGAGCAAAAAGATTGCTAAGAAGTTGGCCGCCATTGCTGTGTTGGAGGAGCTGCGGAAGCTGCCACAGCTGCCTGTTACAGACAAGATGCCCCAGCGCATTAAAAAGAAAACCAAATCCATTATAAAG CTGCAGACCAGTCCAGAATATGGACAAGGCATAAACCCAATCAGCAGACTGGCTCAGATCCAGCAAGCTAAGAAGGAGAAGGAGCCAGAGTACAGCCTGGTTACAGAGAGGGGACTGCCCCGACGTAGAGAGTTCGTCATGCAG GTGTCAGTCGCTGGTCAGACTGCAGAGGGTATGGGTCCCAGTAAAAAGGTGGCAAAACGGAATGCTGCGGAGAAGATGCTGGAACTCCTGGGCTTCAAAGTGCCTCAGCCTCAGCCTCCCAAACCGGCACTGAAAACTGATGAAAAG CCACCTCTAAAGAAACCTGGAGATGGACGTAAAGTGACCTTTTTTGAGCCGGGATCTGGGGAGGAGGGGGGTCTTG TCCCAAAGGAGGAAGACTTCCGCCTGCCCTTCCTCAGCCACCAGCAGCTCCCTGCTGGCATTTTACCCATGGTGCCTGAGGTAGCACAAGCGGTCGGCGCCAGCCAGGGACCCCATGCCAAGGACTATGGCCGTCCTAACCAGGCCAAGACCTCAATGACCGCAATGATTGCCAATGAGCTGTTGTACGGTGGTACGTCCGCTACTGCTGAAGGCGTACTGAAGGGAAGCAAAAATCTGTCTCAGAGACCCAACGGGCCCCTCACTAGACCATCTGAACAGCTCGGCTACCTGGCTTCTGTGCAAGGTCTACAG GTTGAATACAAAGATTTTCCCAAAAACAACAAGAATGAGTTTGTGTCTCTGATCAACTGCTCCTCTCAGCCACCGCTGATAAGCCACGGCATTGGCAAGGATGTGGAGTCCTGTCATGATATG GCTGCCTTCAATATACTGAAGTTGCTTTCAGAGCTGGACCAGCAGTCCAATGATCGCCCAACCAATGGACCGATCTCTGG GTGTGGCAAACAAGACTTGGAGGGCGACTCATTGATCAAACCGGTTAACTCGAGCACCATGGCAAAAAGTCTGGATAGCACCGTCTAA
- the stau1 gene encoding double-stranded RNA-binding protein Staufen homolog 1 isoform X2 produces the protein MSQVQFQSPTTTTTMASSAPVQLTPPQPGFSIPSPSGSLPSESASHPLRSSALPSASATPFCNPTVSNMANPKEKTPMCLVNELARYNKIQPEYKLLSEQGPAHSKIFSVRLTLGEQHWDAEGTSIKKAQHSAAACALAQTSLPKPSNRGPRHQGRNPGGFYKGEYSMTHTVELNALCMKLGKKPMYKPIDPYQGMRPAFNYNIRAPGPYARSMQQYYYPFPPVGPMLYHMELSIGGQQFHGKGRTRQAAKHDAAAKAIKTLQKEPLLQQLEEMNEEPEEENLNKSEISQVFEIALKRNMPVNFEVLKEAGPPHMKSFVVKVMVGEFTGDGEGKSKKIAKKLAAIAVLEELRKLPQLPVTDKMPQRIKKKTKSIIKLQTSPEYGQGINPISRLAQIQQAKKEKEPEYSLVTERGLPRRREFVMQVSVAGQTAEGMGPSKKVAKRNAAEKMLELLGFKVPQPQPPKPALKTDEKPPLKKPGDGRKVTFFEPGSGEEGGLVPKEEDFRLPFLSHQQLPAGILPMVPEVAQAVGASQGPHAKDYGRPNQAKTSMTAMIANELLYGGTSATAEGVLKGSKNLSQRPNGPLTRPSEQLGYLASVQGLQVEYKDFPKNNKNEFVSLINCSSQPPLISHGIGKDVESCHDMAAFNILKLLSELDQQSNDRPTNGPISGCGKQDLEGDSLIKPVNSSTMAKSLDSTV, from the exons ATGTCCCAGGTTCAGTTCCagtcccccaccaccaccaccactatggCCAGTTCTGCCCCTGTACAACTGACCCCACCCCAGCCTGGGTTCAGCATTCCCTCTCCTTCTGGCTCCCTACCTTCAGAGAGTGCCAGTCATCCACTACGAAGCTCCGCCTTGCCCTCAGCCTCAGCCACGCCCTTCTGTAACCCTACAG TATCTAACATGGCAAACCCTAAAGAGAAGACCCCCATGTGTTTAGTGAATGAATTAGCCCGTTACAATAAGATCCAACCTGAGTATAAGCTTCTCAGCGAGCAAGGACCAGCCCACTCCAAG ATATTCTCTGTGCGGTTAACTCTGGGGGAGCAGCACTGGGATGCAGAGGGGACCAGCATAAAGAAAGCTCAACACTCTGCAGCAGCTTGTGCTCTTGCCCAGACGTCGCTGCCCAAACCCAGCAACAGAGGACCTCGCCATCAGGGCAGGAACCCAGGTGGGTTCTACAAGGGCGAGT ACAGCATGACGCACACTGTGGAGCTGAATGCACTTTGTATGAAGTTGGGAAAGAAACCAATGTACAAACCTATAGACCCCTACCAAGGGATGAGACCTGCATTCAACTACAACATCAGAGCACCAGGGCCTTATGCCCGCTCCATGCAACA GTATTACTACCCGTTTCCTCCAGTGGGGCCAATGCTTTATCATATGGAGCTGTCTATTGGAGGGCAGCAGTTTCATGGGAAGGGCCGCACACGGCAGGCTGCTAAACATGATGCTGCTGCTAAAGCTATAAAAACTTTGCAGAAAGAGCCGCTGCTCCAGCAGCTGGAAGAG ATGAATGAAGAACCAGAAGAAGAAAACCTCAACAAATCTGAGATTAGCCAAGTGTTCGAGATTGCACTGAAACGGAACATGCCTGTGAACTTTGAG GTGCTGAAAGAGGCCGGACCTCCTCATATGAAGAGCTTTGTGGTGAAAGTGATGGTGGGAGAGTTCACAGGAGACGGGGAGGGCAAGAGCAAAAAGATTGCTAAGAAGTTGGCCGCCATTGCTGTGTTGGAGGAGCTGCGGAAGCTGCCACAGCTGCCTGTTACAGACAAGATGCCCCAGCGCATTAAAAAGAAAACCAAATCCATTATAAAG CTGCAGACCAGTCCAGAATATGGACAAGGCATAAACCCAATCAGCAGACTGGCTCAGATCCAGCAAGCTAAGAAGGAGAAGGAGCCAGAGTACAGCCTGGTTACAGAGAGGGGACTGCCCCGACGTAGAGAGTTCGTCATGCAG GTGTCAGTCGCTGGTCAGACTGCAGAGGGTATGGGTCCCAGTAAAAAGGTGGCAAAACGGAATGCTGCGGAGAAGATGCTGGAACTCCTGGGCTTCAAAGTGCCTCAGCCTCAGCCTCCCAAACCGGCACTGAAAACTGATGAAAAG CCACCTCTAAAGAAACCTGGAGATGGACGTAAAGTGACCTTTTTTGAGCCGGGATCTGGGGAGGAGGGGGGTCTTG TCCCAAAGGAGGAAGACTTCCGCCTGCCCTTCCTCAGCCACCAGCAGCTCCCTGCTGGCATTTTACCCATGGTGCCTGAGGTAGCACAAGCGGTCGGCGCCAGCCAGGGACCCCATGCCAAGGACTATGGCCGTCCTAACCAGGCCAAGACCTCAATGACCGCAATGATTGCCAATGAGCTGTTGTACGGTGGTACGTCCGCTACTGCTGAAGGCGTACTGAAGGGAAGCAAAAATCTGTCTCAGAGACCCAACGGGCCCCTCACTAGACCATCTGAACAGCTCGGCTACCTGGCTTCTGTGCAAGGTCTACAG GTTGAATACAAAGATTTTCCCAAAAACAACAAGAATGAGTTTGTGTCTCTGATCAACTGCTCCTCTCAGCCACCGCTGATAAGCCACGGCATTGGCAAGGATGTGGAGTCCTGTCATGATATG GCTGCCTTCAATATACTGAAGTTGCTTTCAGAGCTGGACCAGCAGTCCAATGATCGCCCAACCAATGGACCGATCTCTGG GTGTGGCAAACAAGACTTGGAGGGCGACTCATTGATCAAACCGGTTAACTCGAGCACCATGGCAAAAAGTCTGGATAGCACCGTCTAA
- the stau1 gene encoding double-stranded RNA-binding protein Staufen homolog 1 isoform X3, producing MSQVQFQSPTTTTTMASSAPVQLTPPQPGFSIPSPSGSLPSESASHPLRSSALPSASATPFCNPTVSNMANPKEKTPMCLVNELARYNKIQPEYKLLSEQGPAHSKIFSVRLTLGEQHWDAEGTSIKKAQHSAAACALAQTSLPKPSNRGPRHQGRNPADSMTHTVELNALCMKLGKKPMYKPIDPYQGMRPAFNYNIRAPGPYARSMQQYYYPFPPVGPMLYHMELSIGGQQFHGKGRTRQAAKHDAAAKAIKTLQKEPLLQQLEEMNEEPEEENLNKSEISQVFEIALKRNMPVNFEVLKEAGPPHMKSFVVKVMVGEFTGDGEGKSKKIAKKLAAIAVLEELRKLPQLPVTDKMPQRIKKKTKSIIKLQTSPEYGQGINPISRLAQIQQAKKEKEPEYSLVTERGLPRRREFVMQVSVAGQTAEGMGPSKKVAKRNAAEKMLELLGFKVPQPQPPKPALKTDEKPPLKKPGDGRKVTFFEPGSGEEGGLVPKEEDFRLPFLSHQQLPAGILPMVPEVAQAVGASQGPHAKDYGRPNQAKTSMTAMIANELLYGGTSATAEGVLKGSKNLSQRPNGPLTRPSEQLGYLASVQGLQVEYKDFPKNNKNEFVSLINCSSQPPLISHGIGKDVESCHDMAAFNILKLLSELDQQSNDRPTNGPISGCGKQDLEGDSLIKPVNSSTMAKSLDSTV from the exons ATGTCCCAGGTTCAGTTCCagtcccccaccaccaccaccactatggCCAGTTCTGCCCCTGTACAACTGACCCCACCCCAGCCTGGGTTCAGCATTCCCTCTCCTTCTGGCTCCCTACCTTCAGAGAGTGCCAGTCATCCACTACGAAGCTCCGCCTTGCCCTCAGCCTCAGCCACGCCCTTCTGTAACCCTACAG TATCTAACATGGCAAACCCTAAAGAGAAGACCCCCATGTGTTTAGTGAATGAATTAGCCCGTTACAATAAGATCCAACCTGAGTATAAGCTTCTCAGCGAGCAAGGACCAGCCCACTCCAAG ATATTCTCTGTGCGGTTAACTCTGGGGGAGCAGCACTGGGATGCAGAGGGGACCAGCATAAAGAAAGCTCAACACTCTGCAGCAGCTTGTGCTCTTGCCCAGACGTCGCTGCCCAAACCCAGCAACAGAGGACCTCGCCATCAGGGCAGGAACCCAG CAGACAGCATGACGCACACTGTGGAGCTGAATGCACTTTGTATGAAGTTGGGAAAGAAACCAATGTACAAACCTATAGACCCCTACCAAGGGATGAGACCTGCATTCAACTACAACATCAGAGCACCAGGGCCTTATGCCCGCTCCATGCAACA GTATTACTACCCGTTTCCTCCAGTGGGGCCAATGCTTTATCATATGGAGCTGTCTATTGGAGGGCAGCAGTTTCATGGGAAGGGCCGCACACGGCAGGCTGCTAAACATGATGCTGCTGCTAAAGCTATAAAAACTTTGCAGAAAGAGCCGCTGCTCCAGCAGCTGGAAGAG ATGAATGAAGAACCAGAAGAAGAAAACCTCAACAAATCTGAGATTAGCCAAGTGTTCGAGATTGCACTGAAACGGAACATGCCTGTGAACTTTGAG GTGCTGAAAGAGGCCGGACCTCCTCATATGAAGAGCTTTGTGGTGAAAGTGATGGTGGGAGAGTTCACAGGAGACGGGGAGGGCAAGAGCAAAAAGATTGCTAAGAAGTTGGCCGCCATTGCTGTGTTGGAGGAGCTGCGGAAGCTGCCACAGCTGCCTGTTACAGACAAGATGCCCCAGCGCATTAAAAAGAAAACCAAATCCATTATAAAG CTGCAGACCAGTCCAGAATATGGACAAGGCATAAACCCAATCAGCAGACTGGCTCAGATCCAGCAAGCTAAGAAGGAGAAGGAGCCAGAGTACAGCCTGGTTACAGAGAGGGGACTGCCCCGACGTAGAGAGTTCGTCATGCAG GTGTCAGTCGCTGGTCAGACTGCAGAGGGTATGGGTCCCAGTAAAAAGGTGGCAAAACGGAATGCTGCGGAGAAGATGCTGGAACTCCTGGGCTTCAAAGTGCCTCAGCCTCAGCCTCCCAAACCGGCACTGAAAACTGATGAAAAG CCACCTCTAAAGAAACCTGGAGATGGACGTAAAGTGACCTTTTTTGAGCCGGGATCTGGGGAGGAGGGGGGTCTTG TCCCAAAGGAGGAAGACTTCCGCCTGCCCTTCCTCAGCCACCAGCAGCTCCCTGCTGGCATTTTACCCATGGTGCCTGAGGTAGCACAAGCGGTCGGCGCCAGCCAGGGACCCCATGCCAAGGACTATGGCCGTCCTAACCAGGCCAAGACCTCAATGACCGCAATGATTGCCAATGAGCTGTTGTACGGTGGTACGTCCGCTACTGCTGAAGGCGTACTGAAGGGAAGCAAAAATCTGTCTCAGAGACCCAACGGGCCCCTCACTAGACCATCTGAACAGCTCGGCTACCTGGCTTCTGTGCAAGGTCTACAG GTTGAATACAAAGATTTTCCCAAAAACAACAAGAATGAGTTTGTGTCTCTGATCAACTGCTCCTCTCAGCCACCGCTGATAAGCCACGGCATTGGCAAGGATGTGGAGTCCTGTCATGATATG GCTGCCTTCAATATACTGAAGTTGCTTTCAGAGCTGGACCAGCAGTCCAATGATCGCCCAACCAATGGACCGATCTCTGG GTGTGGCAAACAAGACTTGGAGGGCGACTCATTGATCAAACCGGTTAACTCGAGCACCATGGCAAAAAGTCTGGATAGCACCGTCTAA
- the si:dkey-7k24.5 gene encoding somatomedin-B and thrombospondin type-1 domain-containing protein — translation MSVPVWSVLVLTLTLARWVEAEAEGCLPTGLCCSGRDSSCHSQGWRTDRSHGDCYCDQACRTMLDCCHDYEQACPAIPCVVSEWSTWSGCSEPCKATVRVRERRVLQDAQNGGEPCPPLLQTAGCAEYHNQHGHCLQSLVPALITTGGYGSARKKREVSDMNDIIGYCVEFELTSLTAACQHSIGPHTQWMQYLQEGHQVCVECQPPALAAGQKHCSGDGEDVEHDRRVSLQWQAVGNPRCRGVWRRVRRRDSCTCPTVHSFLFI, via the exons ATGTCCGTGCCTGTGTGGTCAGTGCTAGTGCTAACGCTAACACTAGCGCGGTGGGTTGAGGCAGAGGCGGAGGGCTGCCTGCCCACGGGACTCTGCTGCTCCGGGCGGGACAGCTCCTGCCACAGCCAAGGCTGGAGGACAGACCGCTCCCACGGGGACTGTTACTGTGACCAGGCCTGCAGGACCATGCTGGACTGCTGCCACGATTACGAGCAGGCGTGTCCAG cTATTCCATGCGTAGTGAGTGAATGGAGCACATGGTCCGGCTGTTCAGAGCCGTGCAAGGCTACAGTGCGAGTGCGGGAGAGGCGAGTGCTACAGGACGCTCAGAACGGAGGTGAGCCATGTCCTCCTCTCCTGCAGACAGCTGGATGTGCAGAATACCACAACCAGCACGGACATTGCCTCCAATCACTGG TCCCTGCGCTCATCACCACCGGCGGGTATGGAAGTGCTCGCAAGAAGAGGGAGGTGTCTGACATGAATGATATCATAGG CTACTGTGTGGAATTTGAACTGACCTCACTGACTGCAGCCTGCCAGCACAGCATCGGCCCTCACACCCAGTGGATGCAGTACCTGCAGGAGGGACAtcaggtgtgtgtggagtgtcaGCCACCGGCCCTGGCAGCAGGTCAGAAGCACTGCTCTGGAGACGGAGAGGATGTGGAGCATGACAG GAGAGTGTCTCTGCAGTGGCAGGCCGTGGGGAACCCCAGATGCAGAGGGGTCTGGAGACGTGTTCGACGCCGAGACTCCTGCACTTGTCCCACTGTACACAGCTTTCTCTTCATCTGA